The [Bacillus] selenitireducens MLS10 genome includes a region encoding these proteins:
- a CDS encoding DUF2325 domain-containing protein, translating to MSSLMVVGGDQLGSIPDKLKAIGFDDVLHVSGRKTQMVKKDIPEGVDLVLVLTDFINHNIAKKIKTKASKQNIPICYAKRSWCSIYQTLNTSKDACESCPFLKDGNCPI from the coding sequence ATGTCTTCACTGATGGTGGTAGGTGGCGATCAACTCGGAAGTATACCGGATAAACTGAAGGCGATCGGGTTCGATGATGTCCTTCACGTGAGCGGACGAAAAACACAGATGGTCAAGAAGGATATTCCTGAAGGCGTGGACCTCGTGCTCGTCCTGACGGATTTCATTAACCATAACATTGCAAAGAAAATCAAAACGAAAGCGTCCAAACAGAATATTCCCATCTGTTATGCGAAACGGTCCTGGTGTTCAATCTACCAGACGCTCAATACGAGTAAAGACGCCTGTGAGAGCTGCCCGTTTCTCAAAGACGGCAACTGTCCGATCTGA
- the recQ gene encoding DNA helicase RecQ: protein MLTAAKEKLHSHFGYGEFRTGQEEIMSYLFQGQSTLGIMPTGGGKSVCYQIPSLILDGVTIVISPLISLMKDQVDELSALGISATFINSSLSYEEVRSRFQGIRQGTYQLVYIAPERLESPGFNAMFEQLPVSLIAVDEAHCLSQWGHDFRPSYLRIPELIGRLFEPPPVLALTATATPEVADGIVSILGIPASNRVQTGFARENLAFHVAKGEDNTRYIKDYLLRNPHASGIIYAATRKEVERIYARLLKQNIKVGRYHGGMTQDDRRSIQEAFVYDELQVMVATNAFGMGINKSNVRFVIHAQMPRNIESYYQEAGRAGRDGEPGECILLFDAQDIRIQQFLIDQSDLDDQRKKQEFQKLQAMINYCHTEGCLQEYILHYFGDRHTTPCGKCSECADDRSIADVTRDAQMVLSCIHRMGERFGKTMVAQVLVGSRNKKLLEMKFHKLSTYGLMKEKSQKDVTQFIDYLVASQVLVLDGGGYPVLKLTEQCLPILKGKVKVYRKETKQPKELTKEDPLFIQLRELRSKLAKEHDVAPYMVFSDRTLNEMAERQPVTESAMLQIKGVGESKLDSYGRPFMKLITQYRLDND, encoded by the coding sequence ATGCTTACTGCAGCCAAGGAAAAACTACACAGTCATTTTGGATACGGTGAATTCAGGACCGGCCAGGAAGAGATCATGAGCTATCTTTTTCAGGGACAGTCCACGCTTGGCATCATGCCGACAGGCGGGGGGAAATCCGTCTGTTATCAGATTCCTTCCCTGATACTTGACGGAGTCACGATCGTCATTTCACCCCTGATTTCGCTGATGAAAGATCAGGTCGATGAACTGAGTGCCCTTGGCATCTCAGCGACATTCATCAACTCATCGCTCTCTTATGAAGAAGTGCGCAGCCGGTTCCAGGGGATCCGTCAAGGGACGTACCAGCTCGTCTATATCGCTCCTGAGCGCCTTGAATCCCCGGGGTTCAACGCCATGTTTGAACAGCTCCCCGTCTCGCTCATAGCCGTAGACGAGGCACATTGCCTCTCTCAATGGGGGCATGACTTCCGCCCGAGCTATCTGAGGATTCCGGAGCTGATCGGACGTCTCTTTGAACCGCCGCCGGTGCTTGCATTAACCGCGACGGCAACGCCTGAGGTGGCCGACGGCATCGTGTCGATCCTCGGTATTCCCGCAAGTAACCGGGTTCAGACCGGTTTTGCCCGGGAGAACCTCGCCTTTCATGTGGCCAAAGGGGAAGACAATACCCGCTACATAAAAGACTACCTCCTTCGAAACCCCCATGCTTCCGGCATCATTTATGCGGCAACCCGTAAAGAGGTTGAGCGGATCTATGCGCGGCTCTTAAAGCAAAACATCAAGGTTGGCCGCTACCACGGGGGCATGACGCAGGATGACCGGAGATCGATTCAGGAAGCCTTTGTTTATGACGAGCTTCAGGTCATGGTCGCAACGAATGCCTTTGGCATGGGGATCAACAAATCCAACGTCCGCTTCGTCATTCATGCGCAGATGCCAAGAAACATCGAAAGCTATTATCAGGAAGCCGGACGTGCGGGGCGTGACGGGGAACCCGGAGAATGCATTCTGTTATTCGATGCACAGGATATCCGCATCCAGCAGTTCCTGATTGACCAGTCAGATCTTGACGACCAGCGGAAGAAGCAGGAATTCCAAAAACTGCAGGCAATGATCAACTACTGCCATACGGAAGGATGCCTCCAGGAATACATTCTCCACTATTTTGGGGACAGGCATACAACTCCATGCGGCAAGTGCTCGGAATGTGCCGATGACCGCTCCATTGCAGATGTAACAAGGGACGCACAAATGGTGCTTTCCTGCATTCACCGCATGGGCGAAAGGTTTGGCAAGACGATGGTCGCTCAGGTGCTTGTCGGCAGCCGGAACAAGAAGCTCCTCGAGATGAAGTTCCATAAGCTTTCCACTTACGGACTGATGAAAGAGAAATCCCAAAAAGACGTCACCCAGTTCATTGACTACCTCGTCGCTTCCCAGGTCCTCGTCCTCGATGGCGGCGGCTACCCGGTCCTGAAGCTGACTGAACAATGTCTGCCGATCCTGAAAGGCAAGGTCAAGGTATACCGAAAAGAAACGAAACAGCCGAAGGAACTCACCAAAGAAGATCCGCTCTTCATCCAGCTCCGGGAACTCCGTTCAAAACTGGCCAAAGAGCACGATGTCGCTCCTTACATGGTCTTCTCCGACCGCACGTTAAATGAAATGGCAGAGAGACAGCCCGTTACCGAATCGGCTATGCTCCAAATCAAAGGGGTCGGGGAGTCGAAACTCGATTCATACGGCAGGCCGTTTATGAAACTGATCACGCAGTACCGCCTCGACAACGATTAA
- a CDS encoding thioredoxin family protein: protein MDAIQTMEELQTSVNDHEAYLLLIKTENCSVCEAVEEQINQGVLDEAELPIGKVRLKDIPEVSGEFLVFTSPTLILFLEGKEQWRGSRFVSYDEIIRIMKLWRS from the coding sequence ATGGATGCCATTCAAACAATGGAAGAGCTGCAGACGTCCGTTAACGATCACGAGGCGTATCTGCTTTTGATTAAGACAGAGAACTGCTCGGTCTGTGAAGCAGTGGAAGAACAAATCAATCAGGGGGTGCTCGATGAAGCGGAGCTGCCGATTGGGAAAGTCCGTCTGAAGGATATACCTGAAGTATCGGGTGAATTTCTCGTTTTTACATCCCCGACGCTGATTTTATTTCTTGAGGGCAAGGAACAGTGGCGCGGATCCCGCTTTGTCTCTTACGATGAGATTATCCGGATTATGAAGCTTTGGCGCTCGTAA
- a CDS encoding small multi-drug export protein → MFEILWQYTLVFVLAATPWMEILVVIPIGIGIGLDPFLVAIISFAGNFLPIVLIIWLLNWFKTTNMYAWWQKRKHGKKEKKHAPSRGQRVFQKYGLPGLAFLGPLLTGIHLAAIIALSLKATKAQTTVWMAISLFVWTLFLTIASVYSIDFVTDWFTLQAFL, encoded by the coding sequence TTGTTTGAAATCCTTTGGCAATACACGCTCGTCTTTGTCCTCGCTGCGACCCCCTGGATGGAGATCCTCGTCGTAATCCCAATCGGCATAGGAATCGGCCTTGATCCCTTTCTCGTTGCCATCATCTCATTTGCCGGCAACTTCTTGCCGATCGTCTTGATTATCTGGCTGTTAAACTGGTTTAAAACGACGAATATGTACGCCTGGTGGCAAAAACGAAAGCATGGAAAAAAAGAAAAAAAACACGCACCGTCACGGGGACAGCGCGTGTTTCAGAAATATGGATTGCCTGGTCTTGCTTTTCTCGGACCGCTCTTAACCGGTATTCATCTTGCTGCAATCATCGCACTTTCATTGAAGGCAACAAAAGCACAGACAACCGTATGGATGGCCATCAGCCTGTTCGTCTGGACTTTGTTTCTGACAATTGCGAGTGTCTACTCGATTGATTTCGTGACCGATTGGTTCACGCTTCAGGCCTTTTTGTGA
- the ytvI gene encoding sporulation integral membrane protein YtvI, translated as MTKEHGFIVLRLLAVSAIGILAVWLTGLLFSLTYPFIIAAVLVWMFHPLIRFFRKMLRMPNMLAVFLTVLLGLSAVIGSITGIIALIVFGFRRISAFLPEWIQTTAIQAQDFFNQSIFPLWQQFSGAVDSLTPEQQTTLQNGIERLGTQLAEGSTNIGQGMADGLASVIIFVPSFLIVFLFVFIAFYFIGKDWDRMFSKAYEITPAFILKKARAFKTMFQYRVFGFVRAQLILMFIASIVVLIGLLILRVEHALTIAMIVGIAEILPYLGSGTILIPWFVYMLLTGEISMGIGLAVVYGVTVGIRQSIEPKVLSSSMNLNALGVLISLFVGFQLFGVVGVFVGPFILVILVIFKDIGVLSEIGRFIRWGFKDEPDPGISGFK; from the coding sequence ATGACAAAAGAACACGGATTCATCGTCCTGAGGCTTCTCGCTGTCTCGGCCATCGGCATTTTGGCCGTTTGGCTGACAGGGCTTCTCTTCTCCTTAACGTATCCATTTATTATCGCCGCAGTGCTTGTGTGGATGTTCCATCCGCTCATCCGTTTTTTCCGAAAGATGCTCCGCATGCCGAATATGCTCGCAGTGTTTCTGACCGTTCTTCTCGGTTTAAGTGCCGTCATCGGTTCCATCACCGGGATCATTGCCCTGATTGTTTTCGGATTCAGGCGAATTTCCGCCTTTCTGCCCGAATGGATCCAGACGACTGCCATTCAGGCTCAGGACTTCTTTAATCAGTCCATCTTCCCCCTCTGGCAGCAATTCTCCGGAGCCGTTGACTCGTTAACACCCGAACAGCAGACGACGCTGCAAAACGGAATCGAACGCCTTGGGACCCAGCTTGCGGAAGGCTCGACGAACATTGGTCAGGGCATGGCTGACGGACTCGCTTCCGTCATTATTTTCGTTCCCTCATTCCTGATTGTTTTTCTGTTTGTTTTTATCGCCTTTTATTTCATCGGCAAAGACTGGGACCGGATGTTTTCGAAGGCGTATGAGATTACCCCTGCCTTTATCCTGAAGAAAGCCCGTGCCTTCAAGACGATGTTTCAGTACCGCGTGTTCGGTTTTGTCCGCGCGCAGCTTATTCTCATGTTCATCGCCTCGATCGTCGTCCTGATCGGATTGTTAATTCTGCGTGTGGAGCACGCCCTGACGATTGCCATGATCGTCGGGATCGCGGAGATCCTGCCGTATCTCGGATCAGGTACGATTCTGATCCCATGGTTCGTCTATATGCTTTTGACAGGTGAGATTAGCATGGGCATCGGCCTTGCCGTCGTGTACGGCGTCACCGTCGGCATCCGCCAGTCCATCGAACCTAAGGTGCTTTCCTCGAGTATGAACCTCAATGCACTCGGGGTACTGATCTCCCTGTTTGTCGGTTTCCAGCTCTTCGGCGTTGTCGGTGTGTTTGTCGGACCATTTATTCTTGTCATTCTCGTTATTTTCAAGGATATCGGCGTCCTCTCTGAAATCGGCCGCTTTATCCGCTGGGGATTCAAAGATGAACCCGATCCGGGAATATCGGGCTTTAAATGA
- a CDS encoding sulfurtransferase TusA family protein, producing the protein MESTKLLDAKGLACPMPVVKVKKEMDKMTAGEILEVHATDKGAKSDIPAWAKSSGNKIVKEDQEADVLKFWVEKA; encoded by the coding sequence ATGGAAAGCACAAAATTACTCGATGCAAAAGGTTTGGCTTGCCCAATGCCTGTCGTAAAGGTGAAGAAAGAAATGGATAAGATGACTGCCGGGGAGATCCTCGAAGTACACGCAACAGATAAAGGTGCCAAATCGGATATCCCGGCTTGGGCCAAATCAAGCGGCAACAAAATCGTTAAAGAAGATCAGGAAGCAGACGTCCTGAAATTCTGGGTGGAAAAAGCCTGA
- a CDS encoding flavin reductase family protein yields MIHIDPKEWGKAENYKFLTSAVIPRPIAYVTSVSKEGVLNAAPFSYFNVVSAEPPILMVSIGRKNGVQKDTARNILEQGEFVVHMVTESNVKKVNRSAMALPPEESEVTRFKLNPEPSRFVSVPSLKDAPVRIECVLEKHLVFEEGESATDVIFGRIVQYVLDEKVAGKGESETGIVVKPKKAKVIGRLGGNRYIKQGKIFSLKRPVYKPKKR; encoded by the coding sequence ATGATCCATATTGATCCGAAGGAATGGGGAAAAGCGGAAAACTATAAGTTCTTGACTTCGGCAGTCATTCCAAGACCCATCGCATACGTGACTAGCGTATCGAAAGAAGGCGTGCTGAATGCAGCCCCGTTCAGCTATTTCAATGTCGTATCCGCCGAGCCGCCCATTCTGATGGTGTCCATCGGACGGAAGAACGGGGTGCAAAAAGACACGGCACGAAACATTCTCGAGCAGGGTGAATTTGTAGTGCATATGGTGACGGAATCCAATGTGAAGAAAGTAAACCGGTCTGCGATGGCCCTCCCGCCGGAGGAGAGCGAAGTGACCCGATTCAAACTGAATCCGGAGCCGAGCCGGTTTGTATCCGTGCCGTCACTGAAAGATGCGCCGGTCCGGATCGAATGCGTCCTTGAGAAGCATCTGGTGTTTGAAGAGGGCGAATCGGCGACTGATGTGATCTTCGGCCGAATCGTTCAGTATGTCCTCGACGAGAAAGTCGCGGGTAAAGGCGAATCAGAGACAGGGATTGTGGTGAAGCCGAAAAAAGCGAAGGTGATCGGCAGACTTGGCGGGAACCGGTATATCAAACAGGGAAAGATCTTTTCACTGAAGCGGCCGGTATACAAACCGAAAAAACGCTGA
- a CDS encoding carbonic anhydrase: MDRKKLEQGNEAFITKMKEIRPDFFDELKKGQTPDYFVLACSDSRSDPDTIFSALPGTMFVHRNVANQVVHDDESLTIGLYYAMRVLHVKALLILGHTGCGGVMAARQGLANEFLDPWLDHVKENIQGVDQLNADDNQFVRQNIRNQLVNLKDHPVYRDIGKGIPIVGALFHLETGQIEWID, translated from the coding sequence ATGGACAGAAAAAAACTTGAACAAGGTAACGAAGCATTCATCACAAAAATGAAAGAGATCCGGCCGGATTTTTTCGATGAACTGAAAAAAGGCCAGACGCCGGACTATTTTGTCCTTGCCTGCAGCGACTCAAGGAGCGATCCGGATACGATCTTCTCAGCACTGCCAGGCACGATGTTCGTGCACCGGAACGTGGCGAATCAGGTTGTGCATGATGACGAGAGTCTCACAATCGGTCTGTATTACGCGATGCGCGTCTTGCATGTCAAGGCCCTTCTCATACTCGGTCACACGGGATGCGGCGGTGTCATGGCAGCAAGACAGGGCCTTGCCAATGAGTTCCTCGATCCATGGCTCGATCACGTCAAAGAAAACATTCAGGGCGTTGATCAGCTGAATGCAGATGATAATCAGTTTGTCCGTCAAAATATCCGTAATCAGCTTGTCAATCTGAAGGATCATCCTGTTTACCGGGACATCGGAAAGGGAATCCCGATCGTAGGTGCCTTGTTTCATTTGGAAACAGGGCAAATCGAATGGATCGATTAA
- a CDS encoding aldehyde dehydrogenase, whose product MQDAIRDLKRKQKNYFYSGETKPLAFRHKQLEALKAGIKKREQEIIEALRKDLNKGEHEAYMTEIGFIHSEIKDTLKNLDYWASPVRERSPLTHFGGKSLVYKQPYGVVLIIAPWNYPFQLAIAPLVGAIAAGNTAIVKPSELTPNTSSVIRELIASTFPEQYIACVEGDAEVAKTLLDEQMDYIFFTGSTAIGKKVMEAASRNLTPVTLELGGKSPAIVTEDANLKIAAKRIIWGKMINAGQTCVAPDYVLVHEKRRRKFLKLLVHYLKKWYGPEERRNRVYPKIVNERHTERIAKLIDPAKVFYGGNVDVESRYVEPTILVDVDLDDAVMGEEIFGPVLPIIFYEHEYEVIETVRQRPNPLALYVFTENKESERFIMDNLSFGGGCVNDTIMHLATPYLPFGGVGESGMGQYHGKSSFDTFTHNKSVLKQPTAFDLPVRYNQSPGSLKAVKRIME is encoded by the coding sequence ATGCAAGATGCAATCAGGGATTTAAAACGGAAACAGAAAAATTATTTCTACAGCGGGGAAACCAAGCCGCTCGCCTTCAGGCATAAACAGCTTGAAGCACTGAAAGCCGGCATTAAAAAACGGGAACAGGAAATCATCGAAGCCTTAAGGAAAGATCTGAACAAAGGCGAGCATGAAGCGTATATGACGGAAATCGGATTTATACACTCGGAGATCAAAGACACGCTGAAAAACCTCGACTACTGGGCGTCACCTGTCAGGGAGCGTTCACCGCTCACCCATTTTGGCGGGAAGAGCCTCGTTTACAAGCAGCCTTACGGGGTGGTGCTGATTATTGCACCATGGAACTATCCGTTCCAGTTGGCGATTGCACCGCTTGTCGGTGCCATTGCTGCGGGGAATACGGCGATTGTCAAACCGTCGGAGCTGACGCCGAACACGAGCAGCGTGATTCGCGAGCTCATTGCGTCGACGTTTCCTGAACAGTATATCGCCTGCGTGGAAGGGGACGCCGAAGTGGCGAAGACCCTTTTGGATGAGCAGATGGACTATATCTTCTTTACCGGAAGCACGGCGATAGGCAAGAAGGTCATGGAAGCGGCGAGCCGCAATCTGACGCCGGTCACCCTCGAGCTCGGGGGCAAAAGCCCGGCGATAGTGACGGAAGATGCGAATTTAAAGATCGCAGCGAAACGGATCATCTGGGGCAAAATGATCAACGCAGGTCAGACGTGTGTGGCGCCGGATTATGTATTGGTCCATGAGAAGAGGCGCCGAAAGTTTCTCAAGCTGCTCGTGCATTATCTGAAGAAATGGTACGGTCCGGAAGAACGGCGAAACCGGGTGTATCCGAAGATCGTGAATGAGCGGCACACAGAGCGGATCGCAAAACTCATCGATCCGGCGAAGGTGTTCTATGGCGGGAATGTTGATGTGGAGAGCCGATACGTTGAACCGACGATCCTCGTTGATGTCGATCTGGACGATGCCGTCATGGGTGAAGAAATCTTCGGACCGGTCCTGCCGATTATCTTTTACGAACATGAATACGAAGTGATCGAAACCGTCAGACAGCGGCCGAACCCGCTAGCGCTCTATGTCTTTACGGAGAATAAGGAATCGGAACGGTTCATCATGGATAATCTCTCCTTTGGCGGAGGATGTGTGAATGACACCATCATGCATCTGGCAACACCGTATCTGCCTTTTGGAGGCGTCGGTGAGAGTGGCATGGGGCAATATCACGGCAAATCAAGCTTTGACACCTTCACGCATAATAAGAGTGTCTTAAAGCAGCCGACGGCGTTTGACTTGCCGGTCCGTTACAATCAAAGCCCGGGGTCGCTGAAAGCCGTGAAACGAATCATGGAATAA
- a CDS encoding alpha/beta hydrolase — translation MHHIYKQGNGSDQETLLLLHGTGGDENDLLPLADMIDPQANVLSVRGNVDENGMNRFFRRLREGVFDEEDLIFRTKELADFIDEASQKYKFDRNKVMAVGYSNGANIAASLLYHYDKPLKGAVLLHPMVPRRGLELPDMKGLPVFIGAGSNDPICPPEETEELKKHLDAQGADVELFWDQQGHQLTRAEIDKAKIWYEKQVSGADPS, via the coding sequence ATGCATCATATTTATAAACAGGGAAACGGGTCAGACCAGGAGACATTGCTGCTTTTACACGGAACAGGGGGAGACGAAAACGACCTTCTGCCTTTGGCCGACATGATCGATCCGCAGGCAAATGTCCTCAGCGTGCGGGGGAACGTGGATGAAAACGGGATGAACCGGTTCTTCCGCCGCCTCCGTGAAGGAGTATTTGATGAAGAGGATCTTATTTTCCGAACGAAGGAACTGGCGGACTTTATTGACGAAGCCAGTCAAAAATACAAGTTTGACCGCAACAAAGTGATGGCGGTGGGCTATTCGAACGGTGCGAACATTGCCGCAAGCCTCCTTTATCATTATGACAAACCGTTAAAAGGTGCTGTGCTGCTTCATCCGATGGTACCGAGACGGGGCCTTGAGCTGCCGGACATGAAGGGGCTCCCGGTGTTTATCGGCGCCGGATCCAATGATCCGATCTGTCCGCCGGAAGAGACGGAAGAGCTGAAAAAACACCTCGATGCACAAGGGGCGGACGTGGAGCTGTTCTGGGACCAGCAGGGCCACCAGCTCACCCGGGCGGAGATTGACAAAGCGAAGATCTGGTATGAAAAACAGGTGTCCGGAGCTGATCCGTCATGA
- a CDS encoding class I SAM-dependent methyltransferase translates to MAGDRFDPNEAARLLDPERKRLIDPDSIVAKLDIQKKMNIIDLGSGNGLFTIPLAEKTSGDVYAVDVEPEMLGILSARVEEYGLENVGYVQADLEEVSLGDAVAERAVIAFVMHEVEDRLKAFEEVNRMLAKGAKGAVVEWAKVANPQEGPPSDHRIDAESVTEELKKAGLQVDEVDHGKEIYTVYFHKKA, encoded by the coding sequence ATGGCAGGAGACCGATTTGACCCAAACGAAGCAGCACGTTTACTTGATCCGGAGCGAAAGCGTCTGATTGACCCGGATTCCATCGTCGCAAAGCTCGATATTCAAAAGAAGATGAACATCATTGACCTCGGATCAGGCAATGGTCTGTTCACCATTCCCCTCGCGGAGAAGACATCGGGGGATGTGTATGCAGTTGATGTGGAGCCTGAAATGCTCGGTATTCTCTCTGCACGAGTGGAGGAGTACGGGCTCGAGAACGTCGGCTATGTGCAGGCGGACCTTGAAGAAGTCAGCCTCGGGGATGCCGTGGCTGAAAGGGCCGTGATTGCCTTCGTCATGCATGAAGTCGAAGACAGGCTCAAGGCATTTGAAGAGGTCAATCGCATGCTCGCTAAAGGCGCAAAAGGTGCCGTCGTGGAATGGGCGAAGGTTGCCAATCCTCAGGAAGGTCCGCCTTCGGACCACCGTATAGATGCGGAATCCGTCACAGAAGAGCTCAAGAAAGCCGGGCTTCAGGTGGATGAGGTGGATCATGGCAAAGAAATCTATACGGTCTACTTTCACAAAAAGGCCTGA
- a CDS encoding tryptophan-rich sensory protein: MNGSKWAIINLVALIQMVIMNALANILPINGRQTGDISDSLGVLFTPAGYVFSIWGLIYLMLGLWVLRSLFVKKREEIAVIEAVGPFFLINALLNSTWILLFHYAFYPATLAVIILMLITLIIIYRRITKVEGARRLNRFPFSLYMGWISVATILNIGVVFNGAGYEEGWLLSGAVWTILVLIVAVLLAAYLMNALRDRVYPLVFVWALAGIYVERAAEAPVVAAVAIISAFILLALVLTALWKRKALYPSPEGKVDD; the protein is encoded by the coding sequence ATGAACGGCTCAAAATGGGCGATCATCAATCTGGTCGCTCTCATCCAGATGGTCATCATGAATGCACTTGCCAATATCCTGCCCATTAACGGCAGACAGACAGGGGACATCTCCGATTCCTTGGGAGTCCTGTTTACGCCTGCCGGTTATGTATTCAGTATCTGGGGACTGATTTATCTCATGCTCGGACTGTGGGTGCTCCGCTCACTTTTTGTCAAAAAGCGTGAAGAGATCGCCGTCATCGAAGCGGTCGGCCCGTTTTTTCTGATTAATGCGCTGTTGAACAGCACCTGGATTCTGCTGTTTCACTACGCGTTTTATCCGGCGACTCTCGCGGTGATCATCCTGATGCTCATCACCCTCATTATCATTTACCGGAGAATCACAAAAGTGGAGGGGGCACGCCGATTGAACCGGTTTCCTTTTTCTCTTTACATGGGCTGGATCTCTGTCGCCACTATATTGAACATCGGGGTTGTGTTTAACGGTGCCGGTTATGAAGAAGGCTGGCTCTTAAGCGGAGCGGTCTGGACGATCCTTGTTCTGATTGTCGCGGTTCTTCTCGCCGCGTATCTGATGAATGCGCTTCGTGACCGGGTTTATCCGCTCGTGTTCGTCTGGGCACTCGCGGGGATCTATGTGGAACGTGCTGCTGAAGCACCTGTTGTAGCGGCTGTCGCGATTATCAGTGCATTCATTCTACTCGCGCTGGTTCTGACTGCGCTGTGGAAACGAAAAGCTTTGTACCCTTCGCCAGAGGGAAAAGTTGATGATTAA
- a CDS encoding sulfurtransferase TusA family protein: MSIKVDHVVDAKGLACPMPVVKTKKMMDQIEAGQVLLVEATDRGSLADMKGWAKNTGNQYLGSKEDGDVLFHYLRKSDDADTTEVAEFEPVAQNDDVKNKIGEDSVTILDVREPAEYVFSRVPGAVSIPMGDLEDRLGELNKDDEIYVICRTGSRSNMASHTLKEQGFEKVYNVKPGMTEWDGPTEGEA; the protein is encoded by the coding sequence GTGAGCATAAAAGTAGATCATGTTGTTGATGCAAAAGGATTGGCGTGCCCGATGCCGGTTGTGAAAACAAAAAAGATGATGGATCAGATCGAAGCCGGTCAGGTGCTGCTCGTGGAAGCGACAGATCGCGGATCCCTGGCAGATATGAAGGGCTGGGCGAAGAATACAGGGAATCAGTACCTTGGTTCAAAAGAAGACGGAGACGTCCTTTTTCACTATTTACGCAAATCCGATGATGCAGACACAACAGAAGTGGCTGAATTTGAACCCGTTGCACAGAATGACGATGTTAAAAACAAGATCGGTGAAGACAGCGTGACGATTCTCGACGTCCGTGAGCCGGCTGAATATGTCTTTTCACGCGTACCTGGAGCGGTTTCCATTCCGATGGGCGACCTTGAGGACCGCCTTGGAGAACTGAACAAAGATGACGAAATTTACGTCATTTGCCGAACCGGAAGCAGAAGCAATATGGCATCCCATACCCTGAAAGAACAGGGATTTGAGAAAGTCTATAACGTAAAGCCGGGCATGACTGAATGGGACGGTCCGACTGAAGGGGAAGCATAA
- a CDS encoding glycosyltransferase produces the protein MYLSLFILIGALAVSIQWFIGIRRIPRLDNEFVSQKQDGPSVSVIVAARNEERDIYSTVSSLLAQSWKDVEVIVVNDRSTDQTAAFLDHLKRSHHQRRRLKILTITTLPDGWLGKNHAMYQGYREATGQWLLFTDADVTFDKHAVTRAMNHAGRNRLDHLTLIPQNKGGTLFYRGFHAYWSILGIWNFIQLKHAGIGAFNLVRKSVYEQAGTHRSLALSPDDDLKLGKQIVNKGFRQQLGLGNGLIAIQWYASIPQVIRGLEKNLFAFMRYNTALVSLFSLVVMLTHVLPFIGIWFREPLSTLFFILTLIIYFLMFSYNQVRTGISKYYFFLMPVNGLLFTWALLRSCLKTIRHGSVSWRGTTYKLSELKQKK, from the coding sequence GTGTATCTGTCGTTGTTTATTCTGATCGGCGCCCTCGCCGTCTCTATACAGTGGTTTATCGGGATCCGGCGCATTCCGCGCCTCGACAACGAGTTTGTCTCACAGAAACAGGACGGACCATCCGTCAGCGTGATCGTCGCGGCTCGCAATGAAGAGCGGGACATCTATTCGACCGTCTCAAGTCTGTTGGCCCAGTCATGGAAAGACGTCGAGGTTATCGTCGTCAATGACCGTTCCACAGATCAGACCGCTGCTTTCCTCGATCACTTGAAGAGGTCCCATCACCAGCGGCGGCGTCTCAAAATCCTCACAATAACGACCCTTCCTGACGGCTGGCTCGGCAAGAACCATGCCATGTATCAGGGCTACCGGGAGGCAACGGGACAGTGGCTCCTCTTCACCGATGCCGACGTGACATTCGACAAACATGCCGTCACCCGGGCCATGAACCACGCCGGGCGAAACAGGCTTGATCACCTGACCCTCATTCCTCAGAATAAAGGCGGGACTTTGTTCTACCGCGGTTTTCATGCCTACTGGAGCATTCTTGGCATCTGGAATTTCATTCAGCTGAAACATGCCGGCATCGGTGCGTTCAATCTCGTCCGCAAATCCGTCTATGAACAGGCGGGGACGCACCGTTCCCTTGCCCTTTCACCTGATGACGACCTGAAGCTCGGCAAACAGATCGTCAACAAAGGCTTTCGCCAGCAGCTCGGGCTAGGCAACGGCCTGATTGCCATCCAGTGGTACGCATCGATTCCCCAGGTGATTCGCGGACTTGAGAAGAACCTGTTTGCCTTTATGCGCTATAATACGGCACTCGTGAGCCTCTTTAGCCTGGTTGTGATGCTGACCCACGTACTTCCCTTTATCGGCATCTGGTTCAGGGAACCTTTGTCAACACTGTTCTTTATCCTGACTCTGATCATCTATTTTCTCATGTTCAGTTATAACCAGGTCCGAACAGGCATCAGTAAGTATTACTTCTTCCTCATGCCCGTTAACGGTCTGCTCTTCACCTGGGCGCTTCTGCGCTCCTGCCTGAAGACAATCCGGCACGGTTCTGTCTCCTGGCGGGGCACAACCTACAAACTGAGTGAGTTAAAACAGAAAAAATAA